Sequence from the Amaranthus tricolor cultivar Red isolate AtriRed21 chromosome 1, ASM2621246v1, whole genome shotgun sequence genome:
atataaaattagagttaaactttgtaaaatatttatattatttattatagcaattttGTTTATCTAAATTAGGATATGAAATGttcaattaaatgaaaaaattataatttcaataaatttaaatagaagTGCTAAAAATAGATCCGATGACCATTAATTTACTCGACATTATAACGGAATCCAATTTAATCCGActtcaaaaatattttacaattatgtaaaaaacaataCAGACACAAACCCGATTTCAAATCGATCGATAATatctaatttaaaatcaatctaataacccaaataaactcatatatatatatatatatatatatatatatatatatatatatatatatatatttgtatcattagttgaattattttatatatgtatatatatattacacttATAAATTCGTTAATATCATATTTAGGAACGatgattttatttgtaaatttgaaattagcttaaatttattatttgacaacttaaaaattttcaaattcaaatttggattAATTCCATTGTTTATAAAGTACTAAAagttaagaatttaaaaattactttacaaatcatattattttcaaattttttatttatgatttcataattaaaattcatattttcaaataaaataccTATTTTCAAAGAGGACCATttcttttgataatttatagagtataaaaataaagaaaataactttTCGAAAAGCAAATTTCCAAATCCGCCAAACTAACCAAAAAGCGGTCACATTCTTAACGCCGTGATAACTTTTAAATAACAGTGAGGAAGTTAGTTTGAGAGTGTGAACGAAGTTAACTATGCGGAGAAATACACTTTTAACGTCGTTAAATATTTACCGTTAAAAGCGACTTATCACTAAAAACTAAGAATCAGAAtctctctcttcttctttcccttttccctttctcacaatttctctctcctcttgtGGCGCCTTCTCAGTTGCAGTTTCAGACTTTCAGGtcatttctctctccttattttttcgaatgaataaaaattaattatttagtaTGCAAAGATCATTTGTTAGATGTGATGAGCAAGATTTTTGGTAACTAAATCTTGTGATAATTTAGCTGTCGTatttctaaaatttattttgatctattttgtaaTTTGGGTACTTTTTGTTCGATCATACAAATCGTGACctaatttgaatcaaattttcctttattttaaatCTTCAGTGTTCTgtattcttttcctttttggtTTATAGCCATTGTTTTCGCATCATCTGAACTTAATTTTTATGGGATTTATCGTAAATGGGGTTTTAGTTAtcaatcttaattttttaattaattaaatattttttggtttttttgtttattatgtttACGCTCACTGTTGCTTCTTTATTCTTCACACTTCTTGCTGCTTCTTTCCTTCCAGGTTTTATGCTTGCTTTtgttatttttagggtttttttttttttggatttctAAGAAGCTTGGAGATTGGAACTGTTATATTGAGGTCTTTTGAGATTAATTTGTGCATGGGTTTTGATTATGTTGCTGGGATGATCATATGTTTATGTGGGAGATCACGGCCAAgtaaaaatacacaataattcttgaagcgttctttattttgcatttttttggAATTGTTTAgcctaaaaaaaaagtaattgaaCAACAGTAAAGTAAATAAATTGGTCATATACCTTGCGCATGCTCAACTCCACACCCGTGGGAAATATTGCTGAGTAATATTTATCCAACAGACAATTACTGTGGTGTTTGAGTGAAAAGAACTATTATTGGATTTTTAACATTGGTTGTATGATTGagaaattattgattatttatgaGTTAGATAATGGGCTGTCTGAATTTCTGCATATTAATCATAGGGTTTTTCCCCTGCATTTGATTTCTTGGACTTgatctttaaatttttgtaagtaCAGATTTGGGTGTTATGTCTGAAGGTTAATGATAAATGTTGAGGTTCATGTactatgattgatgaattaatgTCACTGCTTTAATTAAAGTGAATTTGTGTTGTACTGTTGTTTGCTATTGTCattatatcttttattttttttgggaatATTGTCATTTGTTTCTTCTATTGCCAATACCTTCTTTGAAGTCCTCATAGTAGTTTGAGTTTATGGATTCGATTTGTTGCCTGAAAATGTTGTGGCAAAATGTGATTGTTTGGTATATGTAGTTACTGCTTAATAGTATTGAGTTAATACATTATTGAGTGTGGATTTGGTAAATGTGGAATTTTCCTGGTTATATgagtatattttttaatgtactTCACTTAGATGTCTAAGTTTATTAATTGTATTTCTTTACTTTGCAGAAACACGTACAATATTTGGTAGGATGTGGTTGATTCTGTTGGCAGTATAAATTGTAATTAAGGGGTGGCAACTTGAACTATAGCTGTTAGATTTTAAGCTGGTGTACCTGTGTATGAGCAAATATGGGAGCTGCTTGTTGTGTTGCTGCTAGGGACAAAACTTTACAGCATGGATCTAGTGGTGAGTTTTTGCATAGAAATTTCAGGCACTCTCCAACATGGAGTTTCCGATGGGATAGTAGAGTCGGGGTAGCTGGTGAAGAAGCTTCAGTAGGTTGGTTGTCTGATGTAACGAGTAGAAATGATGCGTTGGACGTAAAATCTGCAACTGATGTATCAGCGCAGGTTTCAGATGGTGGTAGTTCATTGGAAAGCTACCGAACAGGTGCATGGCGTAAGACTCCGATAAATCACGAACTTAATAAGAGCCAGAAATCAGCTGCCTCAGgtaaataaatgttttttttatatggcCAAAAATACTCTAATTGATTGCTCAGTATTTATGTAAGATTGGGAAACCTCCgatttattctttttcttttatgttggGAATAAGATTCATCTCTCATGTTGAAttgttttggtatatatataggCGGTAAGTGACCCCATACGTAGGGATTAAAGAATTGGCATTGTTGATTCTTTTCTTTTGATGCCTTTATGTACAGTCGTATTTATTTGCGcattagtgttgtgtaccacATCATCAATTTATACTCAATTTTGGCTGCCATtgtatattttcttaaaaaatttggatcattttcaaaaatatgttCAGTTTTAAATCAATAACACTTGTGACACTTTATGTCTTTAAATAAGAGTAGTGAAGCTGGATGGAAAAGTTGAGAGCTAGCATGATGTccaattttgaattatattttgttcatttaattACATTGCTGATTACAGGTTAATTTCATCTGGCATGCATATTAGAATTTTAGCTCATTGCATTTCCTACAGGAGTTTAAAGTTACCTAAATTCCATGATAGATTCATCTATTAGTAACTATCCGTCTATTATAACGGATCATTGCTTTAGTGGTGCCATTAGTGTACAAATTGTTGTTTTGTATAGTCAAATAGTTGTTCTGATTTTCTATGTATTCCCTTAGTCCTTTCTTTGTTCATTTgattttgcttttgcttttgaaAGTGATATTTTCCTGCACTTAGTAGCAATTTCGAAGGGACATGgtattgaatatgattttaatatatatatatatatatatatatatatatatatatatatatatgaagttcTGACAGTATTTAATCACTGGGCTCTGGATTAATGGCTGGTTGTAGTAATACAACTCATTCATGTTGAGTTTGGACTTTTGCTCATACAAGATTTTCTGGATGATGGATTTGAGTTTTGGAAGATAAAAATTTCcttcaacaatcaacattgtGCTTGTATAACTAtttggttgttttatttttaacccTGAGCATCCATCTATGGTATCTGTGTTGGTTGGTGGCATAAAACGGATAAATACTATACAAGGTTCATAAAACGGATAAATACTATGTGAGGTTGAGTAGAATGTCTCTTTCTTCTTTCATTACCGATATATGTTGCCTTGAACtatttgtagatttttctctttttcttatttttgggAGGGGGTGTTGTGGTTGAAAAAGAGTGTAGGGTGGAGGCGGGGACACTCATTTTTTGGATTCCATTTTTAGAAACTGCAttgattgtttttttatttcaatttattaaAGATAAAGTAAATTACAAATACACCCTAACTCAGGGCTACATTGCCACTAAGATGAGTGCAGGTCTGGACCTTGGCTACCCTCATAAAAGATGAGTTATGATACCAATGGACCAAAGGTTACATGGCACTACTTTGATTCATTAGCCACTAAGATTTATCTTTATAATTCAAAGTACCTAATATAGAACCTGATTGTATAGCTCATTTGAGGGATATCTTGATCTTTGTATTGTCACATAATAGTTTCTTTTTGTAAAGAAGTTGTCACATTTTGATTTTCACTGATTATTTTAGAATTattgtcattttaattttaactggCTCTCAGATTGTCACCCTACTTGACCTTCTAAAAATTGCCCGTTAAATGTTGGATCCACTGtgggaaaatgaaaataatgttTGGTTGTGATTTGTTTCCGACAGTTCAAGATTTGGGTAGTCCATGTGACTTGTGTGCCTCCAGCTTTGATCTATGAATATTGCTCCCTTTTTGTAGAACAGTATTATACTAGTTTTCTGTTATCTTCTGCTCTGCAGTAGGTTTCTAGGCGTGTAAATTGTGGCAACTTTAATCTTAGTGGAGTTGTACGTTCATACCTTCTTTTTGCGGTATCTCAGTTCATGTTGATCTCTGTTATATAGCTTTATTGAATACTCTGCTGCATAGGTAGCCTCTTGGAGTCTTGATTTCGTTTTCTACCTTAAACTGCTGCGTCAACACCCCCTGTTTCTCTGCTTTCCCCTGAAAAATATTCATACAAGAATGTAATTTCAATTCTTTCCCTTTGTTGATATGGCAGGTCTATTAGGTGCAAGGAATTCATGTATAGAGGTATGTATAGAATGTTTTGTATTCTCTAGCAATAATGATTTTTTGTTTCACCATCGAACATTCAAATGACTTATTGTATTTCATTATCTGGTGGTGTTAAAGATCAAGCAACATCCAGAATCTCCGCAAGTTTCAGATGCTGCTGTCAAATTATCACCCTCAATTCATACAGTTTCTTCGTTAAGCATGTCACCTCTCTCATCCCAAAGTCATCCACCTCCGCCCTCACCGACCCCATCTGGGTGGACTCAGGGTTCGCCAGCTCATCAACTTGGCCATCAGGCATCCGATATCCTGAGTTCTGGGAGGAATTCACCTAGTATTAATTCTGTATCTGAAGAAGGCCAGGTCCCTTATGGGAACTCTGTTGCAAGCAATTTGTCAACTCGGGGTTCCTATGGCAGGTCCTCGGATGGTTGGTCAGCTCATGCCTTCTCTGAACTCATGTCAGCATCTCAGAGAGGCAGGTGGTCATTTGATAGTGACTCTTTAAACTTTGCTCGTGACAAATTGAGTAGAACAAGTGGTCATAATTCCCGTTCAGTTTCTGTTGATTTTCAAACATGTGGTATTTGCTCCAAGCTCCTGACAGAGAAATCAGTTTGGAGCTCTCAGAAAATTGTTATGTCTAACGAACTATCTGTAGTTGCTGTTTTGATATGTGGGCATGTTTATCACGCTGAGTGCTTGGAGACCATAACCCCTGAAATCAACAAATACGATCCTGCTTGCCCAGTTTGTATGCTTGGGGAGAAGCAAACGTTGAAACTGACTGGGAAAATGCTCAAGGCCGAAAAAGATTTTAAAGCTAAAAGCAGCAAGAAGTCAAGGAATCGGGTTGGGGATACCCATGCGTCTTTCGATTTTGATTATTGGAAGAGAAGCGCTAGTGCACATGAAGGCAAGACTCTGAAGCTTGGCAACAGCTCTAGCTTGAAGATTTCTGCCGCAAAGCCTTTTCTAAAGCGGCATTTCTCTTTCGGGTCAAGAGGCAACAAGTCTGCTTCAGAATGCCCATCAATTAGGAAAAAAGGGTTGTTCTGGGCAAAGTCTAGCAGGGAATGACCTCCTCCTGTAGCTTAGTTTCAGATCATGCAGGTGAGCTCTTAAAAAGTTACGTTTGCGTAAGATTGCTACTATATCGGTCCTTTTGTTATTTAAGTGCGGATCAAGAAGCAATAACGTCGAGACATCAATTTTTGCAACTCTAAAGTTTTTGACCTTTATTGTGACGCTTTTAGGCTTGTGCAAAAATGAATTCTAACTtgaaattagtttattttatttgtggAAACGGGAATGTAGATTCTCACTCTGTTGAGTCATTATGTGTTGTTTTTCGGGGTAAATTAGGACCACTTTGTCCTAAGCCATATTTAATCAATAACCCTATTTTTCTTGAATTGTGTTACATCTAAAACAAACGAGTGGTGGCCAAGTTAGTTCAACACACATATGGAGTTGAGTGCACGATGCACCTTATATTAGTATTCTGTATTTAGTCCTGTTTATGCTACACGAAGAAGCTTTGCAAATTCACTTCCAACTTCACTCCTACTTTTGCAGGTTGTCTGTGCGATGTTGGATTTGGCAACACACAATACAAGACGGAAGTTGAATATGGCTCGGTTAGTTTCGAATTGATTTGGTATAAACTTCTCTGATATAAAATGGTTTAGCAGGTGATAAGACACTGTAAAGAAGGAATTATAGGTGATATAATTATAATAGCAAGTCATACGTAGGTAAATCAAGCAAGCCAGTGATTTATCAGGGTTTAATCTTTATTCATGTCATGTACATTTAAATTGTTTGAAGCAACAATTCaagtagttttatgttttgaaagCAATGTTCTCTTTCATTTGTCCACCCACTAGTGGACTTGTTATATACAATTTGGTCCAAGCCAAACAAGATTCGGGTGCATATGTTCTCTCTGATGCTGCACTGATCATTTCGTGTCATTATTGTATTAGTCAAGAAACACTTGGTTGATCTCATCGATCAATGGAACGATACTATCGGAAAATGGAAACTCCGACTAATCTTGGATTCATCTTTGATTTTAGGGTTTGTGTTTTCCTATTTACTCTAAATTATTATGTTAAGTTCTTTACATTACTTTTGCTTGTACATTTGGTAATTTTTTCAGTTCATTTTCTTTGCCAATGATTTTTTATGTCACGGACTCACGGCGAGTTGATAGAGAAGCTCTTTGAAGATCCAAAAGACAAATGAATATTAAGATAATTTGGAAGGAAATTAACACGGGAGGCCATACATAACGTCATAAGGGAAGAAGCATTAAATGCAACTTGTGTAATTAGGCATAACGTAGCCTTCAACACTTACTATTCTGGTGCATCAGATTTTGGTTGTGCTCAACAACCTCATATTCCAAGCTTTAATTTCTAAATGCTTGCATTGAAATCTCTTCCCATTTAAACAAGAAAATGTTCAAGTGTAATATTTCTTATATTCGGTAGACTTAAGGAAGGAGAATAATTAAGTGAGAATTGAATTCTGAACTTTTTTCAAAGTTATATATGCTCTCCAACTGAGATAAGATTTAATTCTCATCAACAGTGTCAATTGCTGTCTGTACTATTTTATAAAAGTGTTTAAGTTAGACATTGTTCTATTGACTGGAGCAAGGTCTTAGTTGGTCCGATTATTCAGTTTTGACGAAATCGACCAATTTTGACCCTTGACCAGCTCTTGTTGAGACCTAAAAGTTATATCTTCTCTCCCAATGAAATTAATTCAGGTTAGCGATTCTTGACTGGTTTGATTAGTTCCAAGACTACTGCTGTACTATCTCTATTCGTCTCAAAAATTGGTTTAGTTTATGCAGTATGCTTGAACCAAATTTTTGCTTTGAACTAGATCTAAACTGACCCATTGAAATGCCCTCATATGTTAAGCCTGGAGGAGATGTTGATCACCTAATGGCTCATAATAGACATGCACCATAGAGGAAAGTGATAAGAATGCATTAGGGTTGAGTGGCAAAATGATATGCATCAAAGAGAATCAAACAGAGGCCCTAGAACAGGTTTCTTGTGCTCGTTTTTTAATTTGCCTTATTCGAGAACCAATCACAAATGTGAACTAAAACCCACTTTcaaattttagtaattttagATTATATATAAGCCGAGAAAAAAGATAAATCATGTAAGAATCAAATAaatgactttttattttaaaagtttttcttATTCTTCCCTTATCTTTTCAAACCCTAACTTGTGCGGTATATTTGATTGATGCTTTAACTCGAAACATtatagaaaacaaaatattgggcAGCCCAAAACATCGAAAGGACAAGAGCCACACGTCGTACTCCACAATCAGACACCTGCGAAAACCTTGTTGCAAACGTGTACATCTAACGTAACTCATCAAACAGGATAAGTGTCCTAAACTCTGCTCCATCCTTTCTCAATACACCAACACACCACCTCCCTTTCTTACCCATTTTATAATCTCTTTCATatatcatcaatcatcatcCATAAAGAAAATACTGTATTTGGACATTTCACTTATATTCATAGaatcaaaagaataataatggAAGCACATTTAAGGGATTCGCATGGGCAACCAGTAGAGTTAACAGATGAGCTTGGTCGTCCTGTTAAGCTAACTGATGAACATGGTCAGCCAGTACATCTTACTGGTGTTGCATTTCCATCATCTGATACTACCGCACCTGTCCCGGCGCCGTCTTTTGGAACCGGGCATACGACGCTTGGGGAGGCCATGGAAGCACCATCGGCCGTTGGTGGGACCACGACCATTGGAGATGTTTTGGAAGGCGGGCAGTATCAGCCTAGGAGAGGAGATCAGACTGAGGAGTTGAGTTTTGGTGGTGGTGTAGCATCTGGAGAGATTCAACGTAGTGGTTATTCGAGCTCTGGCTCATCTGAGGTGAGTGTTGTAATTCGAGCAACTCGTGTATAAGATATTCCATTAATTTAAGAAGTTAACGGagatgttttaattaatttattcagcTATTCTGGTCCAAGTTATTTCAAGAAATCAACTAAACTACTAATGATTGAGAACCTAAATTATCTTATATGAAATTTCTCCACAAGTATCCTTTGGACTAGAATCGTGAATGTAATACTCTTTGTTTTGCCCCTGATATCTATGCAAATTTTCTTGTTAAGCTACTTATATgaaatttcttttctttaatttgttataGGGCGAGGGCTTAGGTGAAGGACATGAACATGAAGGTgggaggaggaagaagaaaggaTTTGGAGAAAAGATAAAGGAGAAGTTGATGGGAGGGAAGCACAAGGATACCAAGGAAAATAAGGATATGTATCAAACTTCGAGCACCACCGTAACCACCACCACTACAACTACACTCGAACATCACGAGGACGAGCACGAGAAAAAGGGTATCATGGACAAGATCAAAGAAAAATTGCCCGGCACTGGCCACCACTGATTACTTTTACCCATGTGTATCATCGTCATGTTGTGCCTTAACGAAAACTCTTGCTGGGAAAAAACTTGTACAGACTTGGATGATTTTGTTTTAGGTTCTGTTTGGGGTTTGTGTGTTGTGCTTCATGAATCAtgacaatttaattaattaggtgTGTTTTTCTTGTCTTGTGTGAACTTGTCCAA
This genomic interval carries:
- the LOC130818901 gene encoding late embryogenesis abundant protein: MEAHLRDSHGQPVELTDELGRPVKLTDEHGQPVHLTGVAFPSSDTTAPVPAPSFGTGHTTLGEAMEAPSAVGGTTTIGDVLEGGQYQPRRGDQTEELSFGGGVASGEIQRSGYSSSGSSEGEGLGEGHEHEGGRRKKKGFGEKIKEKLMGGKHKDTKENKDMYQTSSTTVTTTTTTTLEHHEDEHEKKGIMDKIKEKLPGTGHH
- the LOC130818888 gene encoding uncharacterized protein LOC130818888, translating into MGAACCVAARDKTLQHGSSGEFLHRNFRHSPTWSFRWDSRVGVAGEEASVGWLSDVTSRNDALDVKSATDVSAQVSDGGSSLESYRTGAWRKTPINHELNKSQKSAASGLLGARNSCIEIKQHPESPQVSDAAVKLSPSIHTVSSLSMSPLSSQSHPPPPSPTPSGWTQGSPAHQLGHQASDILSSGRNSPSINSVSEEGQVPYGNSVASNLSTRGSYGRSSDGWSAHAFSELMSASQRGRWSFDSDSLNFARDKLSRTSGHNSRSVSVDFQTCGICSKLLTEKSVWSSQKIVMSNELSVVAVLICGHVYHAECLETITPEINKYDPACPVCMLGEKQTLKLTGKMLKAEKDFKAKSSKKSRNRVGDTHASFDFDYWKRSASAHEGKTLKLGNSSSLKISAAKPFLKRHFSFGSRGNKSASECPSIRKKGLFWAKSSRE